In the Diceros bicornis minor isolate mBicDic1 chromosome X, mDicBic1.mat.cur, whole genome shotgun sequence genome, GATGCTCCTTACACGTCCTCTTGGCGATGTCCTCGCTGATGATCTCAAGCAGCTCAGGAGGTGGGGCATTATCAGAAAACAAATCGAGGGCCCGTGAAACGATGTCAGATCTTGTCCGCCCTCCGTCATAATCCACAGGAGACTCGCCTTTCTGAAAAATCTTGATTGTAGGAAATCCCCTAATGCCGTACCGGCTGGCCAGCTCCTGGTTAACGGTAGCATCTACAGCTGCGAGTTTCACTTTTCCTTTCGTTTGCTCTTTGACCTCTGTAGCTGCAGCTGCCCATTCTGGCTCCAGGTTTTTGCAGTGTCCACACCAAGGAGCATAAAACTCAACCATCCAAACGTCTTCACTGTCAAGGACGTTCTTATCAAAGCTGTCGTCCGTCAGCTCAATCACATCTTTCTTACTTGAGCTTTCGCTTCTACCTTgtttcccagaactatatccacCACTCCTTCCCCCAAGGCGATCCTTTACGAGCTGGCGCACGGCACTGAGAGCAGCGTCTATGATGGCTTCACCAGTTCTGCCACCCTGATAATCTTCTGGTCTATTTTTGTTGGATCCAAAAATCTTAATGGTAGGGAAACCCTGAACACCATATTGACCTCCAAGGGACTGATGTTTATCTGCATCAACTGCACCAACTTTTACAACATCTTTTAATGCAGTGGCTACTTTCTTCCATTCTGGTGCTAACCTTTGGCAGTGGCCACACCACGGAGCATAGAATTCTACAAGCCACAAACTATCACTTTGAATAACTTCTCGGTTGAAATTTGATGGAGTTAATTCAATTACATCATCACTAGAGGAATATAGACCATTCGCTGCTAGAAAGAAGGTACAGCTCATCAGACCCGGCACCAGGCCTGCCATGCTGAGCTCCCGCGCCGCCGCGCACTCCGCCGCCGCTCAGCTCCGCCGCGCCGCGCCCCCGCCGCCCCAGTCCCTGCATAGCATGattctaattttgttttaaaggcatATTTTATAAGCATAGGAAAAACAAGTCTGGAaagatgtatatttaaatattaatatatatatttctgggtACTGGCATTACAGGTGATTAATTCCCAAAGTTTTTGCAAGAAACGTGTTACTTTTGTactcagaagaaaaaagaagtaaatgttacagagaagaaaaaggtTATTATCTCTAGAGTAATCAATTTTTACTCATCTTCCTGTGCATCACAAATTGTCCATTAGACTGTAACTATCATGTGGGCAGAgattaggtgttttttttttttaatttcccctgGTACTTCCTGCCACATAGTGTtctgcattcaataaatgttgactaaCTACATTCGTGCATGTGCATACATATAAGCCTATGTATCTGTGTGGGCATGCATATTTAAATATGCCAACCTCTGCCTCATCAGTaatgagaaaaaaagtgaaaggGAGGTTTTTGAAAAGAGCTATAGGTCTACAGGCCTTTTGCTATATGTTGGGAAAGGAAAGTGCTTGCCAAGGCTAGGAGTACAAAGTGACCATTGAAGATTTGAGGGTCATAATAGtcaagtttgtcaattttagCCTAAGCAGTTgtattcttatattttctctgtttGGGTGATTTTGGGTCTAGTCCAAATCTTCTATAGTTCTACAAATTAGTTTGTCTGGGcactttacttgaaatatttaaataaaaagccaCATACTACTGCAACTGGTAAATAGGCTGTCTGTACCAATTCTGGGCTCCTAGTTACAAGCTGGTGTTAAATCAGTTGAAGTGACAAGGGCCTTGTCCTGTTGGGAGGCTGGCAACCAGGTCGGGTTTGCAAGTCTTTAGTCgcatttcatttgtctccagaacTCCATACTCCACATCAAAACTGAGCTAAGAGTACAAAGTTTTACTTCAAGATATCAGCAGGTGCCCAAGAGGGAATGAGTGTTAAAACCCTTCAAACCACTAAATTATTAAAAAGGCTTCTAACAAGCTCTTCAGAATCCAACAGCAGAGCTCAAGGATTTATACATTTGATATCAGAAATAGGAAGACAGGATAAAGACCCATTTTGAGcccttgatgatttgattttttttaaaatagttgtgGCTCTGCAAGGAAGGCATGGAAAGTGGAGGACATTTTCAAGGCAGATCATGGCTTATCCTTAATTATAGCTGCAGCTGAGCTGAGGACATGGGTTGGGGCCTAATCATGACTAGGGCCTTCCCTCACAGACACAGCAGGTAACTGGGTAGGGCTTCTTCTGCTTCCTCAAAGCCTCTGATAGAGAATTATCGATCCTGAAATCTcctataggattttttttttttttttttgtgaggagatcagccctgagctaacatccgccaatcctcctctttttttttgctgaggaagacggccctgggctaacatccgtgcccatcttcctccactttatatgggacgccgccacagcatggcttaccaagcagtgcgtcggtgcgcgcccgggatctgaaccagcgaaccccgggccaccgcagcggagcgcgcgcacttaaccgcttgcgccaccgggccggcccctcctataGGATGTTTTTATACAGTGAAGTGGGACCTGAAGAGGTGAGAGTTTAGAAATCTGAGCAGACTGACCAACTTTGAATTTATACTGCCTCATTATGTTAACCCATCAGAGGTTATGTCGGTGACACACTAATGCCACTGTCTTCTTACATATTTATTGGGTTGTCAAGGTATAAAACGTCACTATTAAAATCCAAAGCGCCGTGCAGCAGACCTTGGCTTAATATTCCCTCTGCTCATATAGCAAGCCCTATAAGTCTCCCACACCAAAATCCTGGCATCCAGGATCCCTACTTTTAGCAAAGATTTAATAGCAGACAGCACTGGTGAGGTCTCATGTGACTTAGCTTTACTCCTTTTTCCAATTAACCAGAGAGTGCTATTTGTAAATAATTAAAACTCTAACCCACTTGGAGGCCCCTCAACCACATTAGATCTTACATTGGGAGTGATATCTGCTAAAAATCCTATACTTTGCATTTTGTGAGAAGACGCAGAGGGTACCCTTGTGATGAAGAAAACATGGGAACTGGCGCAGGAGTCAGTGAGAATTTTAGGATTTCTAAGCAATACATTTACTAAAAAATAAGTTTCCTAGTTCAGAAGCCTGTGGCCCCACTGACTCACTTGTGCTGTGAACTTTCTATACCACTGGCAAAGTCTGTACCCTTATAGAATATACTCATAGCCTCTAATCTAGTGACTACACCTTCAGTCTCACCCTTGCATActaggcactaaataaatatttgttagatgaatgaataaatgaatctaggGAGATGGTACTTTTCAGTGTGTGCTAGTGTTAAATTGAGTGTAAGTGAGCTTTCAAGATATAGTCTATCTTAAAATGTGTGGCCAACTATAGAGAGTGGACTCTTGGAAAAAATAGGTTGTCTAAAAGTGATCACTGAGCATCTGAGCATCAGttctagatatttttcttttttttaaaaattttttgtttattgcagtaacattggtttataacattgtatagatttcaggtgtacatcattatacttctatttctgcatagattacatcatgttcaccacccaaatactaattacaacccatcaccacacacatgtgccgaattatccctttcaccctcctccctccccccttcccctctggtaaccaccaatccaatctctgtccctatgtgtttgtttattgttgttattatctactacttaatgaacgaaatcatacggtatttgaccttctccctctgacttatttcactttgcataataacctcaatgtccatccatgttgtcacaaatggctggatttcatcgtttcttgtggctgagtagtattccattgtgtatatataccacatcttctttatccattcgtcccttgatgggcatttaggttacttccaagtcttggctatcgtgaataacgctgcaatgaacacagggatgcatgtatctttacgcattggtgttttcaagttctttggataaatagccagcagtggaatagctggatcatatggtagttctagatATTTTTCTTTAGCAGCTCAGCTTCTAGGCTGAGCCACTCACTTCACCTCTTTTTGTTTCTTATCCCACAGATTTTTGAAGAGTCAGAAATCTGGCCTTTGTAGTTCTTGAAATCTGCACACTAGCTGCTTTTATTGCCTCCTGGATGAATGATTTTATATTctggtattttattttcatattatctTTGGTCTGGGCAATACCTGTTCCttgtttatttattccttttcatcCCCATATAGGACTCCCATTACGCTTCCCCACTTTCCATATGCCATTATTCTAACATGTTTAGTGTGTGTCTTTTAATTTATAGGTACTCTTGCAAAATGTGTATTATCTTATGTgcatatttttttcaattgtatgtaaattaaattatGTTATATCTCTCATTTTCCCCTCAGCACTGTATTTAAAAGCTCTGTGCTTGTTGCTATGTGCACATCTAGCCCACTGCTTCTTTCTGCTGCATCCACTCTCCCAGCATCTCCAACTCCCCCCCACTACAAAtcgtgctgcaatgaacatagcccTGCCTGAACCCATGTAAGAATTTCTTTGGGATACTGACTCAGGAAGAGAATTGCTGGAGCATGGGACGTGCATTAAATTTAACTGTTTCCAGTTAGTTCTTCAGAATGATGGTACAAATCTACACTCCTACCTGCTTGAGAGTTCCTACAGCCCCAGTATCCACCAGCACTTGGCATGACCCTGCTTTCTAATTTTTATCAGTTTAATAGgtacaaaataatatttcattgtttctttaaaatttatatttctctgatTATGAATGAGTATGAACATCTCTACACATGCTTATTAGTCTTTTGGGCTTGCTCTTACATAAATTGCCTGTAAATatcatttgcctatttttctactgGAGTTGCTGATTTTTTGTTGTGGACTTGCCAGAGTTCTTGTATACTTTAGGTATTCTTTGTTGGTTTCagacattgaaaatattttctctaattttatcatctttttattagttttatccATGGTGTATAGCAATACTTAATCTTAACACATTCAAATTTATCAAAGATTTGCCTTATGGTTTGACTTTTAGGGTTTTGTTTACAAGTTCTTCCCCCAATCCATCCTCTACCTCCAGGTcacaaatctattttttttacattttcttctattaaaGTTACAGTGTTACCTTTCATTTTAAGTTCCCTAATCCATCTGTCGTccacttttttaattttatttttatttatttatttttttgtgtgaggaagatcagccctgagctaacatccaatgccaatcctcctctttttttgctgaggaagattggccctgagctaacatctgtgcccatcttcctctactttatatgggatgccgccacagcatggtgtgacaagcggtgcatcggtgcgcgccgggatccgaacctgcaaccgtgaaccccgggcagccgaagcagaatgcatgcacttaaccacttgagccaccaggccagccccctgtcgTCTAActttttatataatgttatttagggatttcatttatttttcttcatatggTGCAAAATGATTTTATAAGCATTCATTAGGCTGCTGTATATCCATCAAAGGCAGGTCCTGGGGACAAGGGCAActatgaggaaaaaagaaaagtatttgtTTAGTGAATCTTAAGTCATGATAGGACTAGGCCTTCAACCCAGGTACTAATGGCATTCAGAATTTTAGGCTTCTCCTAAAAGTACAATTTTTCCGAGCAGAAGTAGAAGAGGTAGGACTCTGCATGAACTAAAGAGATCTCAGCTTCTCTTGCATTCAACTCTGGCACCCATGTCCTCTATATCCTCTAATCTCTGCCATTATGGCTCCTACCACTCCTGCCATGGTTTCCTGGCTGCAACTGCCAAGTTAGAGATGCCAGTAGCAATGGGCATGAGCTTTGGGAGGGCATGGTCCATGCTACAGGTGCAACTATGATTGGAACCAAAAAGACTGTGAGGATGATCTTGCTGTATGGTCAGTCACTCCATTCCTCATCAGGATTGAGTTGGCTGATCTAGCTGACTTAGCAGGTATTTCATCCTTGGGCATCCTTTCCTGAGCTGTGTGCACTGTCAAGGAGGACACACTTCCCGGTCAGCTATTGGTATCATTTTTAACCAAGAAGAAGCCTGACTAACTATGTACTTTCtgttcaagtagcaagttagtcTCATCAAATACTATTCTCCCttaatttttaggaaaaatgGGAGATTTCTAGATCAATTTGGAAACCTCATCTTTTCCTTCTCTAATCTGAAGTTTAGGACAATATTTTGGTCATCTTTCCTAATCTGGGGCTCAATTTCAACCATCTCTAAGTGAGATagaattactttattttttgacATCGTGTTGGTGTCCAGGGTCAAAAGATCTGAAGATTCATAGCTCCATTATTTGCAATGATTGGAATTTTAAAAGTGCCActacaaaatgtgttatatacatacagtggaatgttattcagctttaaaaaggaaagaaattctgacacacgctacaacatagAATAACTTTtatgacattatgctaagtgaaataagccagtcacaaaaagcaaatactgtatgattccacttatatgaaatatctggagcagtcaaactcacagaaacaaaatagaatggtggtttacaggggctgggaggggggaatgaggagttgctgttcaatgggtatagagtttcagtttgacaagatgaaaaagctctggagacagtggtgatggttgaacaacattgtaaatgtacttaatgtcatgaactgtacacttaaaaaatggttaaaatggtaaattttgttgtgtgtttttaccaaaatttaatatttaaaacaaaaaagtaaaaaaggaaaaaaaaggccagggccagccctggtggcccagtggttaagttcagcgcactctacTGTGGCGGcctaggtttggttcccgggcacagacctacaccacttgtctgtcagtagccatgctgtggcggtggctcatatgcaaaaagaggaagattggcagcagatgttagctcagggcgaatcttcctaagcaaaaaaaaaaaaaaaaaagaaagaaagaaagaaaaataggccATTAAAAGAATGACTTGTAAGTCAACAGAGTGTTACTGAGTAGCTTTTCACAAGACTTATTTCCATTCTaaattcagagaaacaaagaattCTTCTTAGGGAATCCAGAGTCCATCATAAGAAACTTAAGGCTGAACTTAAAAGAGAACTAGGTACTAAGAGTAGGAGAAAGAGGTAACACATGCAGAGGCAGTTACCCTGATAAGTCTACTGTTCATTGGGTGCAAGATAAAAAGCAATCAGGTCATTCTCACAATCCTGAGAATTGTCCAGAGGCAAAGCTATGTTATAGttgtcattttaattaattttatttttttaaaaaatagtttgttGAGAAATTATTGACACAATGAttagtacatatatataaattttgataagttttgacataggtATATCACCATGAAGCCccaaaatgaagataatgaatATATCCATCCCCCCAAAGTTTCCTCATTCCATATTTTAATCCCTCTCTCTCAACCCTCATCACTTCCCACCCCGCACCCCCATCCCCTGTCTGTAGACAATCACTGTCacaattttagattattttacgTTTTtgagagttttatataaatggaatcaaagcaAATACTTTTTTCCTGGCTTGTTTCCCTGAGcagaattattttgagattcatccatgttgtggtgtGTAtaagtagtttgttccttttttgtttgtttgtttgtttttttgaggaagattgtccctgagctaacaactgttgccaatcttcctctttttcttttttcgccccaaagccccagtacatagttgtatattctagttgtaggtccttctagttctt is a window encoding:
- the LOC131401152 gene encoding LOW QUALITY PROTEIN: protein disulfide-isomerase A6-like (The sequence of the model RefSeq protein was modified relative to this genomic sequence to represent the inferred CDS: inserted 1 base in 1 codon; substituted 1 base at 1 genomic stop codon), with translation MAGLVPGLMSCTFFLAANGLYSSSDDVIELTPSNFNREVIQSDSLWLVEFYAPWCGHCQRLAPEWKKVATALKDVVKVGAVDADKHQSLGGQYGVQGFPTIKIFGSNKNRPEDYQGGRTGEAIIDAALSAVRQLVKDRLGGRSGGYSSGKQGRSESSSKKDVIELTDDSFDKNVLDSEDVWMVEFYAPWCGHCKNLEPEWAAAATEVKEQTKGKVKLAAVDATVNQELASRYGIRGFPTIKIFQKGESPVDYDGGRTRSDIVSRALDLFSDNAPPPELLEIISEDIAKRTCKEHQLCVVAVLPHILDTGAAGRNSYLEVLLKLADKYKKKMXGWLWTEAGAQSELETALGIGGFGYPAMAAINARKMKFALLKGSFSEQGIXEFLRELSFRRGSTAPVGGGAFPAISTRDPWEGKDGELPVEDDIDLSDVELDDLEKDEL